The following coding sequences lie in one Thermodesulfovibrionales bacterium genomic window:
- a CDS encoding sensor domain-containing diguanylate cyclase, with the protein MPWFSLTVLLIALYSYLSFLMKKKGYVFETLFSFMLLVAGLIQFFGSPWLHVVYIPLLFTLAIPYGPELIVPLSLTVPGLEMRHFTDQNLREEVVFNAVAVVTAIALSLILSRMKKERDTARKSLRRLKEAAEDMGPAAGIDVMNGENLISQYLSSSNTANEEIRESLLILGRILSADSVGMFTLKENTATFRCSTAEDQPSGVDDREPIDLCRRKRAPVLFGTNPRGVAIPVLDRDIIAGVLITRRSGPNPFEGPDIKTLEMFSGQIAKMLQRQRISSQLTRDRSALQILHKGSSNLIASLKIEGIARNLIEAAHNIAPLSMAFFVPRGDGYELIYEIGIIPPEDRHVDFGNSLVGMAVRNGEPIYLSDLRNNKMPVLPFKAGQVGSVFMLPLLYEKELLGLLVFLSERPGALNSYQIELLGVLGNQASASLVNARLHSEIERLAVTDGLTGLFNHRHFQEKLSLELNRLQRLPHPLSLLLVDIDFFKKINDAYGHPAGDVILKGVAAIVKTTVRNTDIPARYGGEEFAAVLAGTDREGAMTMAERLRKSVEGKGFLIDGKEVRVTVSIGAATAPYDAEEREQLISRADEALYHAKENGRNRSVLWHEIP; encoded by the coding sequence CGGATCTCCCTGGCTTCATGTGGTCTACATCCCTCTGCTCTTTACCCTCGCTATACCGTACGGTCCCGAACTGATCGTACCGCTCAGTCTTACCGTCCCCGGTCTCGAGATGAGGCATTTCACGGATCAGAACCTGAGAGAGGAAGTCGTCTTCAACGCAGTAGCGGTCGTGACGGCAATAGCCCTTTCCCTCATTCTGTCGAGGATGAAGAAGGAACGGGATACGGCCAGGAAATCCCTCAGGCGACTGAAGGAGGCGGCTGAGGATATGGGCCCTGCGGCGGGCATCGACGTCATGAACGGCGAGAATCTCATCTCCCAGTATCTCTCTTCTTCGAATACGGCGAATGAGGAGATACGGGAATCGCTCCTCATCCTCGGCCGGATACTCTCCGCGGACTCGGTGGGCATGTTCACGCTGAAAGAGAATACCGCGACATTCAGGTGCTCAACCGCTGAGGACCAACCCTCGGGCGTCGATGATAGAGAGCCGATTGACCTATGCAGGCGGAAGAGGGCACCCGTATTGTTCGGCACAAATCCTCGAGGAGTCGCGATTCCCGTTCTGGACCGGGATATTATTGCAGGCGTTCTCATCACCAGGCGGAGCGGGCCGAACCCGTTCGAAGGTCCCGACATAAAGACGCTCGAGATGTTTTCGGGCCAAATCGCAAAGATGCTCCAGAGGCAGCGTATCTCTTCCCAGTTAACAAGGGATCGTTCGGCGCTCCAGATACTCCACAAGGGAAGCTCGAACCTCATCGCATCGCTCAAGATAGAGGGCATCGCGCGGAACCTGATAGAGGCCGCGCATAACATAGCACCGCTTTCGATGGCATTCTTCGTGCCGCGCGGCGACGGTTACGAACTGATCTACGAGATCGGTATCATCCCCCCGGAGGACCGCCACGTTGACTTCGGGAATTCCCTCGTTGGTATGGCGGTCAGGAATGGCGAACCGATCTACCTGTCGGACCTGAGGAATAATAAGATGCCCGTCCTGCCGTTCAAGGCGGGACAGGTGGGTTCAGTCTTCATGCTCCCTCTCCTCTATGAAAAGGAATTGCTCGGGCTCCTCGTTTTTCTATCGGAGCGACCGGGGGCACTGAACTCCTATCAGATCGAGCTCCTCGGGGTGCTCGGGAACCAGGCCTCTGCATCTCTCGTAAACGCGCGGCTGCACTCGGAAATTGAGAGGCTCGCCGTAACGGACGGCCTCACGGGCCTTTTCAACCACCGGCACTTTCAGGAAAAGCTGTCACTCGAATTGAATCGGTTGCAGCGCCTCCCTCACCCCCTTTCCCTGCTCCTCGTCGACATCGATTTCTTCAAGAAGATAAACGACGCGTACGGGCACCCGGCAGGCGACGTGATCCTGAAAGGTGTCGCGGCTATCGTGAAGACGACCGTGAGAAACACCGATATCCCGGCCAGGTACGGCGGGGAGGAATTTGCTGCCGTGCTCGCCGGCACCGATCGTGAGGGGGCGATGACGATGGCCGAGCGTCTGAGGAAATCGGTGGAGGGGAAGGGCTTCCTCATTGACGGGAAAGAGGTGCGAGTCACAGTGAGTATAGGGGCGGCCACCGCCCCCTATGACGCTGAAGAGAGGGAACAACTCATCAGCAGGGCGGACGAGGCGCTCTACCATGCCAAGGAGAACGGAAGAAACCGAAGTGTCCTCTGGCACGAGATTCCGTAA
- a CDS encoding HNH endonuclease — MEPFTSDVTEEELRRERAKARDLRRTQWWKRKCASGACYYCGKSVHPSDLTMDHIVPLIRGGKSTKGNLVPVCKECNSKKKYMLPLEWEEYLDRLRNDEI, encoded by the coding sequence TTGGAACCCTTCACGTCGGACGTCACGGAAGAAGAGCTTCGTAGGGAGCGGGCAAAGGCCCGGGACTTGAGGAGGACCCAATGGTGGAAGAGAAAATGCGCCTCGGGCGCCTGTTATTACTGCGGGAAGAGCGTACATCCCTCAGACCTCACCATGGATCACATCGTGCCGCTCATCAGGGGCGGTAAATCGACGAAGGGGAATCTTGTTCCCGTATGCAAGGAATGTAACAGCAAGAAGAAGTACATGCTGCCCCTGGAGTGGGAAGAGTATCTCGACCGATTGAGGAACGATGAGATTTGA
- the uvrA gene encoding excinuclease ABC subunit UvrA — MSERELLIEGAKQNNLKNITVSIPHNKVTAVTGVSGSGKSSLAFDTIFAEGQWRFIESISTYARLFLEKLDRPDVEAIHNLRPAVALEQKNPVRGSRSTVGTLTEVHDFLRLLYAKVSTPYCPRCGKEVRKWDTSQVVLKLLQEYPGRRAVIAFESKEPAETLKKRGYHRMMVDDEIVEITAGSGTGTTGSGSSFDIVLDRLVIRDEPRLADSIETAWREGHESIKVILFPDRSEMREVLRFSSSHACDTCGVILPEPSPLLFSYNHPVGACSECKGFGNILRYDETLLVPDEHLALAEGAIEPWEKPAYRWWKRQFMEGAKKAGIDVRKPYRELSDGERETIFKGGEHFYGIDDFFEELESRRYKLHVRVFLSRYRNSIICPVCKGKRLREEVLAYKVSGHDIAELSDMPVSRLSVFFREIGLSPFERDLAKEILKQIGLKLSFLSRVGLDYLTLSRLGRTLSGGEYQRINLSNQLASYLTGTLYVLDEPTVGLHARDTERIAGILSELAEMGNTVIVVEHDRGIIESADWVVELGPGGGQQGGEVIFSGPMAEFLKSDTLTAQYLSGAVGMRQTFGGRQSAGDDVRGNRKRERGWPSLTLSGARGNNLKDVVLKVPLRNLITVTGVSGSGKSSLIVDTLYRAVARHLALEQTSPLPYTALSGIELIKGLRLIDQTPIGRSPRSNPVTYLKAFDHIRKLFSLQPESKTRGYGPGFFSFNVAGGRCETCKGEGYQKLEMYFFEDIYVKCEDCGGRRYGGEALKITYRDATIDDVLNMTVDEGAILFSDLPLIRNTLSLMQDVGLGYLKLGQSATTLSGGEAQRLKICSELSSGRRRDVLYILDEPTVGLHFRDVELLLKVLRRLVDAGNTVVVIEHNLDVIAAADWVIDLGPEGGDEGGRILFEGRPEEIVKASASYTGRYLKTAIG, encoded by the coding sequence ATGTCCGAACGTGAACTCCTCATCGAGGGGGCGAAACAGAACAACCTCAAGAATATCACCGTCAGCATTCCCCACAACAAGGTCACCGCGGTCACGGGAGTGTCGGGCTCCGGCAAGTCGTCTCTCGCCTTCGATACCATCTTCGCGGAAGGACAGTGGAGGTTCATTGAATCGATCTCGACGTACGCGCGCCTTTTCCTCGAGAAACTCGACAGGCCCGATGTCGAAGCGATCCACAATCTGCGTCCCGCCGTCGCCCTGGAACAGAAGAATCCCGTAAGGGGTTCCCGCTCGACCGTAGGCACCCTGACCGAGGTCCACGATTTCCTCAGACTGTTGTATGCGAAGGTCTCGACACCCTATTGTCCGCGCTGCGGCAAGGAGGTGAGGAAATGGGATACCTCACAAGTAGTCCTTAAGCTTCTTCAAGAATACCCCGGAAGGCGGGCTGTCATCGCCTTTGAATCAAAAGAACCCGCAGAGACACTGAAAAAACGGGGATATCACCGCATGATGGTGGACGATGAAATCGTGGAAATCACCGCGGGGAGCGGAACCGGAACGACCGGATCAGGTTCGTCTTTCGATATCGTCCTCGATAGACTGGTCATTCGTGACGAACCGAGACTCGCGGACTCGATCGAGACGGCGTGGAGAGAGGGGCATGAGAGCATCAAGGTGATACTCTTTCCTGACCGGTCCGAAATGCGCGAGGTCTTACGGTTTTCGTCTTCTCATGCTTGCGACACCTGCGGCGTCATACTCCCTGAACCTTCGCCGCTTCTCTTCTCCTACAACCACCCTGTCGGAGCGTGTTCGGAGTGCAAAGGCTTCGGGAATATCCTCAGATACGACGAAACACTCCTCGTGCCCGATGAACACCTTGCGCTTGCCGAGGGGGCCATCGAGCCCTGGGAAAAGCCCGCGTACCGGTGGTGGAAACGACAGTTCATGGAAGGGGCGAAGAAGGCCGGGATAGACGTCCGGAAGCCCTATCGGGAGCTGTCCGATGGTGAGAGGGAAACGATATTCAAGGGCGGGGAGCATTTCTACGGGATCGACGATTTTTTTGAAGAACTCGAAAGCAGACGGTACAAGCTCCATGTGAGGGTCTTCCTCAGCAGATACAGGAACAGCATCATCTGTCCGGTCTGCAAGGGCAAGAGATTGCGGGAAGAAGTCCTCGCCTACAAGGTCTCGGGCCACGATATCGCCGAACTCTCCGACATGCCCGTATCACGATTGTCGGTCTTCTTCAGGGAGATCGGTCTCTCACCTTTTGAGAGGGACCTCGCAAAGGAGATACTAAAACAGATAGGGCTGAAGCTCTCGTTCCTCAGCAGAGTCGGTCTCGACTACCTGACCCTCAGCAGACTCGGGAGGACCCTATCAGGCGGCGAATATCAGAGGATAAACCTTTCGAATCAACTCGCCTCCTATCTCACCGGCACACTCTATGTGCTCGACGAGCCGACCGTGGGGCTCCATGCACGGGATACGGAGAGGATAGCCGGGATACTTTCGGAACTTGCGGAGATGGGCAATACCGTGATCGTTGTGGAACACGACAGGGGAATCATCGAGTCGGCTGACTGGGTTGTCGAGCTCGGCCCGGGCGGCGGCCAGCAGGGAGGAGAGGTCATCTTTTCCGGGCCGATGGCGGAGTTTCTCAAATCGGATACGCTTACCGCACAATATCTCAGCGGGGCTGTCGGCATGCGGCAGACATTCGGCGGCAGACAGTCGGCAGGCGACGACGTCAGGGGCAACCGCAAGAGGGAAAGAGGGTGGCCTTCTCTCACGCTTTCCGGAGCTCGGGGGAACAACCTCAAGGACGTCGTGCTCAAGGTGCCGCTCCGGAATCTCATCACCGTAACCGGGGTTTCCGGTTCGGGAAAGTCGAGTCTCATCGTGGATACGCTCTATAGGGCGGTGGCAAGGCACCTCGCCCTGGAGCAGACCTCACCCCTCCCCTACACCGCTCTCAGCGGTATCGAGCTGATCAAAGGTCTTCGCCTTATCGACCAGACTCCCATCGGAAGGTCGCCCCGCTCGAACCCTGTCACCTATCTCAAGGCATTCGATCATATCAGGAAACTCTTTTCGCTCCAGCCCGAGTCAAAGACACGGGGATACGGTCCCGGATTCTTCTCGTTTAATGTTGCAGGAGGGAGGTGCGAGACCTGTAAGGGAGAGGGCTATCAGAAACTCGAGATGTATTTTTTTGAGGACATCTATGTGAAGTGCGAAGACTGCGGCGGGAGGAGATACGGAGGGGAAGCCCTGAAAATAACGTACCGGGACGCGACGATCGATGATGTCCTCAACATGACCGTCGATGAAGGCGCGATACTTTTTTCCGATCTGCCGCTCATCAGGAATACCCTCTCCCTCATGCAGGATGTCGGCCTCGGCTACCTGAAACTCGGCCAATCCGCGACCACACTCTCCGGCGGTGAGGCGCAGAGACTCAAGATATGTTCTGAGTTGAGTTCAGGCAGGAGGAGGGATGTCCTCTATATACTCGACGAGCCGACCGTAGGGCTACACTTCAGGGATGTGGAGCTACTCCTAAAGGTCTTGAGACGACTCGTGGACGCGGGCAATACCGTCGTCGTGATAGAGCACAACCTCGACGTAATCGCAGCAGCCGACTGGGTCATCGACCTCGGACCCGAAGGCGGGGATGAGGGCGGCCGGATTCTCTTTGAAGGGAGACCGGAGGAAATCGTTAAGGCGAGCGCGTCCTATACGGGGAGGTATCTCAAGACAGCTATCGGCTGA